One Nicotiana tabacum cultivar K326 chromosome 23, ASM71507v2, whole genome shotgun sequence genomic window, CAAGAATTTAGGATATCTCGGTGCTATTGatcctcaaatatcgagcctggaacccatatgtgaatacttaataatttttataatcttgtataattataaaaattaattatttaatttacaaacaaacatataaaattataaaactaacatgtaaaataataaaactaacacatacaagaattaAGGATATCTCGGTGCTATTGatcctcaaatatcgagcctggaacccatatgtgaatacttaataatttttataatcttgtataattataaaaattaattatttaatttacaaacaaacatataaaattataaaactaacatgtaattactgttgtttaatttacagtagacgacatggaggTTCCGCCTATACATCCCGGACCTTCTAGCGATGAGCTACTGTCGTTAGAGGGCGATCATAGGTCCTCCCACATATGGGAGGGAGAGTTACTGGCCCAGAATCTCTGTGTCAGGAGAGTGGGCGACATGTGGGACTTTCTGAAGGGCAAAGTTCTCCATCCCTATGTAGTCAGACGCCTGCAGGATACGGGCTTCTATAGGATTTTGGAGATCAGGCGGCTGCAGCTCGATTGGTCTTTGATCACGgccctgatagagcggtggcgaccggagacgcacacattcCACTTGCacattggcgaggccaccatcacactgcAGGACGTGGAGATTATATATGGGCTGCCCGTTGATGGACACCCCGTTGCTCTGCCGCAGGCCATGAGAGAGCTGACAGGTGGGTAGTATCTAGACATGCTGCAGCAGCTCACTGGTTTTCGGCCTTAGGAGGAGACTGCACTGGCTGGGGCCAGTCATCTGCAGCTGACGACTATCCGAGACCATTTGGAGGTATTGCACCCTGACATCACAGGCGATACATCGGAGCTGCATATTCTCTGGTACACGAGGTTGCTGTTGCTCCTTATGTTTGaagggtcttgttcccgaacacttcgggaaacctagtcagcttgagatttcttcatcatcttgagcggctagatgatttaccccagTACAACTAGGGTGATGTTATTCTTGCCtacttgtacaggcagatgtgtcgggcgACCATGGGCACCCAGCGTGACGTTGCTGGATTTTTGCCACTGCTACAGGTGAAAACATATTCGAATACTTTATTCATtataacatacccagtaaaaatatattttaaattttacgtccactttgtatgttaggtttgggcctgggagcagTTCAtgcagttgcagccacctctaccaccattagCTTCGGGTGTACCACCTCCttttctccctctagctaggaggtgggttctccggcAGGGATATGGACGAGAGTacgaggctcgacataatctccccttgtgcagggatttgttggatttgctggagggcgcacaggtaaatgtatacctaagtttacttggcctggctttacatgtgttgcgtatactcacgttttctgttgttacttaatagttcatcttGACGCCATACAGCGACGCGCAAATAGCTGGCTTGCCCGATTATGCTCGGCCGGCCGACTTATTTTGAGCTCTTCCGTCCCGTTGATGTGCcttgatattgtggagcatcatgccaccgagtAGGTACTTCGCCAGTTTGGCCGTCTGTAGCTTGTACTGCCACCGCCCACCTAGCAGACCACACATTTccagcgggatgatcgttccaggGTGGACCAGGCATATGTGGCATGGCTAGAGACGCAAATCGATACTTGGGACCGACGACTTGACCTTATCCCCCCCCCACCGCGTCGGACGGATACTGAGTATGATTATATGGGCTGGTACCGCGGCGTTACCCGACTTTTCATCAGGAATCCCATTCATCGCGCTGGCggtcggtacgttccatacgctaggaggcacgaggcactggtatgttatttggtattcTTACTTATAGCTGTAGCGTAGCGTTccgtaatttatattttacatgttgtgcaggCTACTGGCCTACATGTTCAACCAGTTGGGACTGCATATGCAGCAGCATGCCGGTGAGGGAGCGACCACTTTGCAAGGGTATGGCCGGTAGGTTACAGAGCTGGCTGCCCGGACACTGCGGCAAGCCCGAGAGGATGAGCGCTTAGGACACGACCCTGCTTATGTGGCGCCAGAGCAATACCATCGAGGTAGGCCTGTCCCACGAGGTAGGCCTGTCCCACGAGGTAGGGTTGTCCCATGTGGTAGGGCTGTCCCACTTGGTCATGGGGgtcggcgaggaggtggtccccaccaagggggcgttgaggcacctgttgAGGATGTTGGAGCTGATCAGCCGGGTGACCTCTATGAGCCAGACTACCATCACAGCAGCATGTCGTCATACAGCCTTCAGCTTCAGCTCACTCTAGGTcttcgcaggtgaccccgtcagATCCATTGTTAATCACGGGCACGAGCATTACACGAGATGATTGGGATCAATACTTTCCAGGCCCATCGACCGCTACTGATGATTGGCCGACCCGAGATGTGGATAGTGGGCGCCGGCTGAGTTATGGCTCCTCATCAAGGGGTACTGGGGATCTTTCACATgcgcaggtatgtttgtattactattaaatttaaatttatttttatctcattgattagccataaatattttaatatttttcttattaaggcttcatcctcgCCCGTCACGGAGGTCACTTTGTGCGATGCTGACCTGGCTACGAcggatgattatattcaggagTCCGACGAGACTatggtaagacaatttaaatttttgtgacttaacacgtacattactaatatatattttcatatactGAGCTAACTTATTCTTCTGTAGGTTACTGCTGGACCGACAACCCCTTCTACCGAGCTTGCCAGCACTACTGACGATCATGTTGCAGCGCATCCTGcgataaagaggcgacgtgatgaggatgatcctgatagcgtagccgGGCGGGATGGGATACGCCTTAGGCCATCGGCTGCGTTGAAACACACATGTTGTGGGAcgcattgattttttttttgtattttatgtaaatattattttatgtaaataatagcAACATTTTTTATTGCTTACATTATAtgcgcattatgtttttattttcccggttcttcgttattttaatactaaaacacaaacacaaacacaaacatagaaacttaacataatttaaattcagtacaactaatgaaaatacatgacatggaaagcataaagataaaatactacactcaacacatacatgtcattgtttagtcaTTACCACCTAGTATTCTCTGCCCCAACCACTTTAATTTCTCTTCCAgcctattttttcttctttcgcctcttttagtttctcctgcaATGCCTTAATTTCTCGTTTCATTTCAGACTCACGGTGTTGGTATTCATAGTTCATATCCTAAATATACTGTAAAGTTCGTTTGTAGCATTCCTGCTTAATGGGTTCACAAGCCATacctcaaaattaaaataatttccaTCATTGCCTCCAAACCTGTTTACACACATCTAGTATCTATGCCAACATGACCATCGGACCAATAATCCTTCACCATACAGCGTTTGCCACAATAGCAAAATTGGTACATAATTGCGTCCAAACATTTGTTAATGCAAAAAAAAACCCTGCTTTTATGAAAAGTTTTACTATTTATTTTGGTTAAGCGTagataataactaaaatgcgctagttatttataggcaaggcaacacacataacgtagtatttaaccgtgctatgcttcgcgtgttaaagattctttcgggtacaatacagcttttgcaggcgggcagcttttcgggtcgacaagacaatacacataacgtagtatttaaccgcgctatgctacgcgtgttaaagattctttcgggtacaatacAGCTTTTGTAGGCGGGCAGCTTTTCgggtcgacaagacaacacacataacgtagtatttaaccgcgttatgcttcgcgtgttaaagattctttcgggtacaatacagcttttgcaggcgggcagcttttcaggtcgacaagacaacacacataacgtaaTATTTAACCGCGCTATCCTATTTACCCGCGCTATCCTATTATATACGGGACTAGGACTAATtacatatatatattcacataattATCAAACATCTTCCTCCTCCGACAATGTAGTTTTCTAATAATTTTAGATTGAAATTCGAAAGTCAACATAATAAGTTTGGTTTTTTAATCCAATACTATTTTTGATAACATGGACGGGAGGGAAAAATTCATTAATTTACTCCACTGAtaatgttaaatatcaataagatttaaTAACAatagaaacataattttatttgatacattTTACAACATAAACgagtacatacacttattacaaccaCATTACGGAAATAAAACActacgtgtatccttgatagttgggcacattagatgaacttccaccaggagatggattaccaccgccacccaaaccagctgaaggacatttacgacggtcgtgtcctgtttgcgagcatatgccacatttgcgcgcataaacggtatcaccaacatccatttggttccgtatacgcgttcttttttgcacttgtcGCTAACACAAAaactccttgttacacaccattttaaatggttccggcagCCAATAATACTTAGCatccactggctgcaactgcccactataggtgtttaagtatgcagcaacactatattgTTTATCAACGTAATTGGTTGGCCCTAAACCTatatgttgaaagcacttgatggcatgtgagtaCGGCATGTGGTAAATTGACCATttcccacaagagcataaccttctaGATTCATTTATGGTGTGTACACTATTCCCCCgattttgatggatagcggtgcgaacttcaaaataTTTCGGTCGTGATCATactgtaaaaatgaatgccaatgtgctcgccgcctgtatttctcaaatcttttcattggttgtggcataaattcaacaccctttTCCATTAGTGACGTTGCAGCTGCAGCTCTTTCAACAAAcatctccgccatctgcttgaatgacatttgcaccatggcagtgacaggcaatcctcgtgcagacttcaataacccgtttaAAGACTCTGACATATTTGTAGTCAGAATTTCCCAtcttctgccaccatccgcatgcaaagtccacttttcaggcttatgtcgcatcaaccaatgatAGGCTGCCTCGTCTTCCTGCCTGATAGATTCCATGTGCCTCCGAAATTTATGCTCTTGGTGATCTGTTGccgccatccacattaaatcatgcaaatccttgttgggatgtgccttctgaaAATTGGCCTtaaggtgcctcacacagtaacggtggtaggcatacggttcTTGCCATACAGGAAAATTCTCTACAGAACTTATAATACCACCATGccaatcagatattagacaaatacctgaacacTGTTTGACAACGTAATCTTTCAAGTAGTTCAAAAATagtgtccacgtctcttggctttcattggcacaaatagcaaaagctaaaggaaatatacttccattagcatctacttcaacggcgatcaacaacttaatattatactttccatagacatgagtgtcgtctatggatattaccgacCGGCAATGCA contains:
- the LOC142177182 gene encoding serine/threonine-protein phosphatase 7 long form homolog encodes the protein MEVPPIHPGPSSDELLSLEGDHRSSHIWEGELLAQNLCVRRVGDMWDFLKGKVLHPYVVRRLQDTGFYRILEIRRLQLDWSLITALIERWRPETHTFHLHIGEATITLQDVEIIYGLPVDGHPVALPQAMRELTGG